The proteins below are encoded in one region of Triticum aestivum cultivar Chinese Spring chromosome 1B, IWGSC CS RefSeq v2.1, whole genome shotgun sequence:
- the LOC123139847 gene encoding probable xyloglucan glycosyltransferase 7: MAPSFWGREARLSDGGGGTPVVVKMENPNWSISEMEQEAVPGSPAGLAAGKAGRGKNARQITWVLLLKAHRAAGRLTGAASAALAVAAAARRRVAAGRTDGDAAPGESTALRARFYGCLRLFVVLSMLLLAVEVAAYLQGWHLQMPEMPEMPGQLAMDGLLAVDGLAAAAYAGWMRVRLQYIAPPLQFLTNSCVVLFMIQSVDRLILCLGCLWIKLRGIKPVPIAADKDDVEAGEEDFPMVLVQMPMCNEREVYQQSIGAICALDWPRSNFLVQVLDDSDDATTSALIKEEVEKWQREGVRIVYRHRVIRDGYKAGNLKSAMNCSYVKDYEYVVIFDADFQPQADFLKRAMPHFKGKDDVGLVQARWSFVNNDENLLTRLQNINLCFHFEVEQQVNGAFLNFFGFNGTAGVWRIKALEDSGGWMERTTVEDMDIAVRAHLKGWKFLYLNDVECQCELPESYEAYRKQQHRWHSGPMQLFRLCFVDIIKSKIGFWKKCNLIFLFFLLRKLILPFYSFTLFCVILPMTMFVPEAELPAWVVCYIPATMSIMSILPSPKSFPFIVPYLLFENTMSVTKFNAMISGLFQLGSAYEWVVTKKSGRSSEGDLVALVEKHTVQQQQRVGSAPDLAGLAAKDSSLPKKDAPKKKQKHNRIYRKELALSFLLLTAAARSVLSAQGIHFYFLLFQGVSFLVMGLDLIGEQVE; the protein is encoded by the exons ATGGCGCCATCGTTCTGGGGGAGGGAGGCGAGGCTGAGCGACGGGGGCGGCGGGACGCCGGTGGTGGTCAAGATGGAGAACCCCAACTGGTCCATTTCGGAGATGGAGCAGGAGGCGGTGCCGGGGTCGCCGGCGGGGCTGGCGGCCGGCAAGGCCGGGCGCGGCAAGAACGCGCGCCAGATCACCTGGGTGCTGCTCCTCAAGGCGCACCGCGCGGCGGGGCGCCTCACGGGCGCGGCCTCCGCggcgctcgccgtcgccgccgccgcgcgccggcgggtggcggcgggccGGACGGACGGCGACGCCGCTCCCGGGGAGAGCACGGCCCTGCGCGCGCGCTTCTACGGCTGCCTCAGGCTCTTCGTCGTGCTCTCCATGCTGCTGCTCGCCGTCGAGGTGGCCGCCTACCTCCAGGGCTGGCACCTCCAGATGCCCGAGATGCCCGAGATGCCGGGCCAGCTCGCCATGGACGGCCTCCTCGCCGTCGAcgggctcgccgccgccgcctacgccgGCTGGATGCGCGTCCGCCTCCAGTACATCGCGCCGCCGCTGCAGTTCCTCACCAACTCCTGCGTCGTGCTCTTCATGATCCAGAGCGTCGACCGCCTCATCCTCTGCCTCGGCTGCCTCTGGATCAAGCTCAGGGGCATCAAGCCCGTGCCCATCGCCGCCGACAAGGACGACGTCGAGGCCGGCGAAGAGGACTTCCCCATGGTCCTCGTGCAGATGCCCATGTGCAACGAGCGAGAG GTCTACCAGCAATCCATTGGCGCAATTTGCGCTCTCGACTGGCCAAGGTCAAACTTCTTGGTGCAGGTGCTGGACGACTCCGATGATGCCACCACTTCGGCGCTCATCAAGGAGGAGGTTGAGAAATGGCAGCGGGAGGGCGTGCGCATAGTATACAGGCACCGGGTGATCCGGGACGGCTACAAGGCTGGAAACCTGAAATCAGCAATGAACTGCAGCTATGTGAAGGACTATGAATACGTTGTCATCTTCGATGCTGATTTCCAGCCACAGGCGGATTTCCTGAAGCGCGCCATGCCCCATTTCAAG GGGAAGGACGATGTTGGGTTGGTTCAGGCAAGATGGTCTTTCGTAAACAACGATGAGAACCTGTTGACTAGATTACAGAACATAAATCTGTGCTTCCACTTCGAGGTGGAGCAGCAAGTGAATGGAGCATTTCTCAACTTCTTCGGGTTCAATGGGACTGCCGGAGTGTGGAGAATCAAGGCTCTTGAAGACTCCGGCGGCTGGATGGAGAGGACAACGGTGGAGGACATGGACATTGCTGTCCGAGCACATCTCAAGGGATGGAAGTTCCTCTACCTGAATGATGTCGAG TGCCAATGTGAGTTGCCAGAATCATATGAAGCATACAGAAAGCAGCAGCACAGGTGGCACTCAGGTCCCATGCAGCTGTTTAGACTCTGCTTTGTGGACATTATAAAATCCAAG ATTGGATTCTGGAAGAAGTGCAACCTGATATTCCTATTCTTCCTCCTCCGCAAGCTCATCCTGCCCTTCTACTCATTCACCCTCTTCTGCGTCATCCTCCCCATGACAATGTTCGTCCCCGAGGCCGAGCTTCCCGCATGGGTCGTATGCTATATTCCAGCAACAATGTCCATCATGAGCATCCTGCCATCCCCAAAGTCCTTCCCGTTCATCGTCCCGTACCTCCTCTTCGAGAACACCATGTCCGTGACCAAGTTCAATGCCATGATCTCCGGGCTGTTCCAGCTCGGCAGCGCCTACGAGTGGGTGGTGACCAAGAAGTCGGGCCGGTCCTCCGAGGGCGACCTCGTGGCCCTCGTCGAGAAGCACaccgtgcagcagcagcagcgggtcGGGTCGGCGCCGGACCTCGCCGGGCTGGCGGCCAAGGACTCGTCGCTCCCCAAAAAGGAcgcccccaagaagaagcagaagcacaACAGGATCTACCGGAAGGAGCTGGCGCTGTCGTTCCTCCTGCTGACGGCGGCGGCGCGCAGCGTGCTGTCGGCGCAGGGCATCCACTTCTACTTCCTCCTGTTCCAGGGCGTCTCCTTCCTCGTCATGGGCCTCGACCTGATCGGCGAGCAAGTGGAGTGA